Part of the Nicotiana sylvestris chromosome 2, ASM39365v2, whole genome shotgun sequence genome, cggatcgttacatataTGGTATTTGGCCAAAAgcgaaaaatatttttgaatagtAAAAGCAATTTGTTGGTTATTAAGGAATTATACATTTATGTTTATTCATAGATGCAgaagtaaaaaataaattttctaaCATAAAATTATCCATATCAAAATTTATTTTTGTCAAACTATCTCTCATTAATTTAATTTATGTCTTTTAATGAAAAAATAACCTTTTTTGGCAAATTATACTACTAGGCATGTCTAGTAgttattttattaataataaGCGAAAAAGGAAACCACAacggaaaagtacaaataagggagCTAGCTACGGTAGTGTTGCCtctatgccttggctatataatcactcctcggCGCCTCCATTGCCTTAagatggcagcctcatgtagagaaTCATGGTGtagctttctcttcttcttcttcttctttttttgtttttgtttttgttttgtttctaccatcttcttcttcttttccttaaGAGGATTTTTAATCTGTATTGCATTATATATTTTAGGTATATTTAAATCACCATGTAAGAAAAGTAAGCGTATCAGATATCCAATACTATCGTTTACTGATGTTTAgctataattatatatttttagtgcattatTTACCTTATATTTCGGGACTTTAATGCTAAACTATATTAAATTTGTGCTTAATTGAgtttattttatgtgtaggtatATTGGAGATAAATtttgaacaaaatgataaatttGGAGTACGTGGTAAATTAATCTTAAATAGTGTCTTTATGATGGAGGACCAAAATTATTTCAATATGGAAAAGGAACAGTGCAAAGGAGTTGGTTTGGGACAGAAGAAAAACGTGACTTTCAAAGTTAGGCAACAAAGCAAATTCTTGCGGTTTACCTCGTGGCGCCTGGTGTACTGCGAGGTGAGGCACGCGTTTTGCCTCGCGTCACGAGGCCTGTAGCGAGCATGTCTCGGATTTTGAGAGCCTATTTTGTCTTCTGTTTGATTTTGGACTTGGTTATTTTGTCTAGATCTCATTTTTACATATATAAATACTAGTTATTAAACACCATTTAAATCGGgaattcgacctaaggaggcaaaaACACACTAGAAGAAAGACGGAGatttcttctacgagtttttcacttacTTCTTTCTATTCCTTCTTCCTTCTTTTATTGTTACATCACGCAGTTGCAATAGTGAAGCACTAGGTGTATGTTTCTATTGAACCTTgaagatgtaatgacccgacttgTCGTTATTAATGCTTCATTTAGCAACTTAAGGTCTCGAGCAGCTTCATAATATGTATTATGACCTGCGTGTGTGGTCGAGTTTGATTTTCGGAAGATTCAGAATCTAATTTGAAAGAACAATTCTCATTTTGAAGcttaaatagaaaaagttcaccAGTGAGTTGAAGTTTGAGCAACGACCCcgaaatggaattttgatgacgtcaatagctttgtatggtgatttcggacttaggcgtgTGTCCGAATTTGGATTGGGAAGTCCGTAGGGCAATTCGACGCATTTTCGCGAAAGTTGGAAAtagattttttttggaaaatttgaCCGAACGTTGAATTTTTGATAACGAGGTCAGATTTCGATTCCGGAAATTGGAACAGTTCCATTACATCATTTATGActcgtgtgcaaaatttgaagttttttcggattgatttgatacGTTTTGGCACAAAATATAGAAGTTGAAggatttgaaaactcataattcgattCGATGCGCAATTCGtaatttcgacgttgtttgacgTGGTTTGAACCTCGAATAGGTTTGTATTGTAATTTAAGACTGTGTTGGTATATATGGTTAAGgacccgagggcctcgagtgaatTCCGGATGACTAATGGAtcgattttggaatttttgaagcTGCTAAAATTCTGCTGTTTCTGGGCAGCAACTGATACCTTCGCTTCTGCGGCAATTTCATCGCAGAAGCGACCTCGCAATCGCAGGTGCAATATCTTGGAGACGCAGAAGCGGATTGAGGCATTAGATTTTTCTGAATCAAGACTTGAAGTCAATGACGTGAAGGTCTTTTCTGATTTTAACATTCTTATAAATGGTTTGATCATAGATAGTTTTAACAGAAGACCTGCGATGTCTTGAAGACGCAGAAGCGAACTGGACGGAAACATTTAAGGACCAAAAATATAAGTCATTTCGCCATTTTCGATTgggattttggagctccattttGGGGCAATTTTGGAGGATTTCTTTACAACTTTGACTTGGGTAAGTGTGCTatatccaaaagtgattatatttcataaatccacagttatattcatcatttatttcAGATTTAAATGAAATAAATTAAGGTTTTTGCAAAACTTTTTCAAGAACGAAAATTtgagatttggaggtcgagttgttatcggaatttgatacAATTGGTATGGTTGAATTTGTATCGGAATGAGTGTCCTGATTTCATGAAAAATTATGTGGGTTCCGAGAGGCGGGCCCCgcgttgacttttgttgactttttaatgTGAAATTTTAAGTCGACGTTTTATTATCCAGAATTGTTCCCGATGAATTTTAATGAAGTTATATAATTATATTGGATAGGTCCGAGCTGTCCGGAGATAAATTCGAGCAAGAAggctattttggaatatcagcCTAACTCCGtaaaggtaagtatcttgcctaaccttgagtGAGGAAATTACCCTTTAGGCATTGAGTTGTATGTACCATTTGTGTAATGTGAAAgctgtgtacgcgaggtgacgagtacgtacttgtTTTATATGTATATCGGTTAAAATTCGTAGACACCCTTAAGTATTAAACTGAAAATTGTTGGTACTTATTAAATCCTTTATTGTCATGCCTCATTCTTTGTTTGCCTAGTTTGTAATTTATATGGTAATTTGGTGTGATTGCCACTTGGATTCTTATGTGAATTTCGTGTATTTGTTGATTTGTTATTTCTTGGAAATAATCACATTATGGATTTTCCATCTGcaaataattaagtaaataagTTTAAATTGAGGCTTCAATATATTTATTCTCCCGTCTTTGCTTCTGCAtttttacattgggactacgacGCGTTTACTCGGGAGATcccatatttactttgggactacgagacggtactTCGGGAGATCCCTCTGTACTGCATATTTATTTTAGGACTACGAggcggtatctcgggagatccccctgtcttgtatatttactttgggactatgaggcggtacctcgggagatgcCCCTATTGAGCATTTACATTGGGTTTACGAGGCAATACCTCGGGAGCGCCCCAATTGTTTACCTCTATTTGTTGTGCTGTTACTTATATGTGAAGTACCCGTTGTTCACTCCTCAATCATTTCATTAAATTATTATGTCTTCTGTCTTGTGAATTGCGCATACGGTTGGCGGGCACATCATGAGAGTTGTCCCAGACTTGGGAGAGGCGAATTTCATCAAGACACTCAGGATACATGCTTTATTCCAGTTAATACTCCACGTGCACAACCAGTTAGGGGTGGAGGACATGTGGGTAGAGGGCGCCTAAGAGGGGGAGGCCCGACCCGTTGATATACTTGCTATAAATTGGCTGAGGTCAATACACTAGATGGTGTCGTTACAGGTATGATTTAATTTATAATAGAGGAACACTATTCTTATTTTAATTCGATTCCGATTATCCAGGTGAAAACTCCTTTCATGCTACCTATATGGTGAGTTGTCAATTTGTACTCCACTCCCGTATTTATCCCTGTTTGGATATTTGATGGTGTTAGCCTGCAGCTATCATTTCATTTTGTACATTATTGTGGGCTATGAGTCGAAAAGTGATTTTTTATTACTCAGTACGGTGGATTTTCATGTAATTTCGGGATAATTGATTACAGTTTtatgaattatatgccctacATGTATGGTCATTTTGTGTTGTGAAACTTTTTCACggaatttattaaaaaaaaatgaagaaagaagggaatggaaaatttcagttagaataatgtgcaaaatacttgtgatttGGAGTTGAGGACGAGATCCTCGCATTTTTATATGATGTGAAATGTTTAAACTGGGCTATAAGCCGCAGTAgaagttatataaggacgaggtccttgtggtggATTTTTTTTATGAGTTTAAATTCTCCCTTTGTAAACTTTAAATTGTACTATAGTATtaatagggagtcatgcctattaagCTTCTTTGATAATTCTTTTATGTGTTTCTGTGCATATTTAGCCATATTCGTGCTATAAatattgagttttagcctacgAGGTGAGTGCCTAGGTGGCATTAAATGCGACTCGTTAATCCGAATAAATAATTATGAGGTCTTCATGCCTTGCGTGTTGCTGTTAGTGTTGTAAAATTTTAAAACGAGATTTTGGTTAATATGAGATTAATTGAGGATGCTGGAATTAATTATGAACGACTATTATGATCAGAGATATGGTTATGGGAATACGTATAATGTGTGTGCGGGCACGAAATTGCTACAGTCGCTTGAGACTAACACACTGTGTTAATATGAAAAATCAGGCATTTGAAATTGATTGGAGTGTAAGGAATTGGCTTTAAAGCTTATAAGTGTGGATAAAAAAAAATGATCTCCACTGAGATGGTGTTGTCGTACCCCTGTTAAATTTACGATGACGTAGAATCACCCGTGAGTATGTGTGAAATAATGCACTCAGTAATTTAATGTCATCAGAATAATTCTTGGCACGTTAGaagatgaacgtatgtttaaaagggggagaatgtaacgacatgacttgtcgttttaagaattaatgctccGTTCAACTATTTAAGGTCTCGAGCACCTTCATAATATGTATTATGACCCGCGTGTGTGGTCGAATTTGATTTTTGGAAGATTCAGATTCTAATTTGAAAGAACAATTCTCATTTTGAAGCTTAAATGGAAAAAGTTAACCAGAGAGTTgaattttgagcaaacgaccgtGGAATAGAATTTTGATGACGTCAATAGCTTCGTATAGTGATTTCGGTCTTAGGCGTGTGTCCGAATTTGGATTGGGAAGTCCGCAGGGCAATTCGAcgcattttggcaaaagttggaaatacaagatttttttggaaaattcgaccgaaggttgaatttttgataacgaggtcggatttcgattccggaaaTTGGAACAGCTCCATTACATCATTTATGACTcgcgtgcaaaatttgaagttatTCTGGATTGATTTGATACGTTTCGGCGCAAAATATAAAAGTTGAAGGATTTGAAAACTAATAATTCGATTCGATGCACAACTCGTAGATTCGGCGTTGTTTAACGTGGTTTGAAGCCTcgaataggttcgtatgatagtTTAAGACGTGTTGGAATATTTGGTTAAGgacccgagggcctcgggtggattccggatggctAACAAATccattttggaatttttgaagcTGCTGAAATTCTGCTGTTTCTGGGCAGCAACTGATACCTTCGCTTCTGCGGCAATTTCATTGCAGAAGCGACCTTGCAGAAGCGAGGATTTCGTCGCAGAAGCGACCTGGGCAGAGCTGGGGTCGCAGATGCGGACAGTCTTGCGCACCAACGCAAAAGCAGGTGCGATATCTTTGAAGACGCAGAAGCGGATTGAGGCATTAGATTTTTCTGCATCTAAGACTTGAAGTCAATGACGTGAAGGTCTTTTCTGATTTTAACATTCTTATAAATGGTTTGATCATATATGGTTTTAACAGAAGGCCTGCGATGTCTTGAAGACGCAGAAGCGAACTGGACAGAAACATTTAAGGACCAAAAATATAAGTCATTTCGCCATTTTCGATTGGGATTTTGGAGCTCCGTTTTGGGGCAATTTTGGAGGATTTCTTCACAACTTTGACTTGGGTAAGTGTGCTatatccaaaagtgattatatttcataaatccacggttatattcatcatttatttcagatttaaatggaagaaattaagGTTTTTGCAAAACTTTTTCAAgaacgaaaatttaagatttggaggtcgagttgttatcggaatttgatacAATTGGTATGGTTGAATTTGTATCGGAATGGGTGTCCGGATTTCATGAAAATTATGTGGGTTCCGAGAGGCGGGCCCCacattgacttttgttgactttttaatgTAAAATTCTAAGTCGACGTTTTATTATCCGGAATTGTTCCCGATGAATTTTAATGAAGttatatatttaaattaaataGGTTTGAGATGTCCGGAGATGAATTCGAGCAAGAAGGTTATTTTGGAATATCAGCCTAACTCCGTAAAGGTAAGTATTTCTCCTAACCTTGAGTGAGAAAATTACCCCTTAGGGATTGAGTTGTATGTGCCATTTGTGTAATGTGAaagccgtgtacgcgaggtgacgagtacgtacttggtttatatgtataaattatgtcGGTTAAAATTCTCAGACACCCTTAAGTATTAAACAGGAAATTGTTGGTACTTATTAAATCCTTTATTGTCATGCCTTATTCGTTGTTTGTCTAGTTTGTAATTTATATGGTAATTTGGTGTGATTGTCACTTGGATTTTTATGTGAATTTCGTGTGTTTGTTGATTTGATATTTCTTGGAAATAATCACATTATGGATTTTTCATCTAcaaataattaagtaaataagTTTAAATTGAGGCTTCAATATATTTATGAAGATTTGGAATTAAGAAGAGGTTGTTCTTGCTAAGTTATTCTCCCGTCTTTgcttctgcatatttactttaggactacgaggCGTTtactcgggagatccccctgtactgcatatttactttgggattacgagATGGTACCTCGAGATATCGCtatgtactgcatatttactttgggactacgagacggtacctcgggagatccccctgttgaGCATTTACATTTGGGCTTACGAGGCGATACCTCGTGAGGGCCCCAGTTGTTTACCTCTATTTGTTGTGCTGTTACTTATCTGTGAAGTACCCGTCGTTCACTCCTCCATCATTTCAATAAATTATTATGTCTTCTGTCTTGTGAATTGCGCTTACGATCGGGATAGAAATATGGGTACGAGGTACCGTGAGATATGAAAGTGGGCTGAGTCCCGGGATTTTTGGGATTAGAAAGTGAGGTGTCAATCGATAATTTTActtgaaagaattatatttgaaaggttttatttgaaagaattatatttgaaagattttatttaaaataattatattcGAAAGGTTTTTATTTGAAAGAATCATATTCGAAAGGAAagatttttatttaaaagaattatattcgaaagactTTTATTTGAAGGAATTTTATTCGAAAGGAAAGGTTTTACAcgaaaaaattatattcaaaaggttttattttaaagaattatattcgaaaggtttttatttgaaagaattatattcgaaaggaaaggtttttatttgaaagaattatatCCGAAAGGTTTTATTTAAAAGAATTATATacgaaagatatttatttgaaagaGTCATATTAGGAGATATATATTTGAAAGATTTAAATTCGTAAGATATTTATTTGGAGGAAGTATACTCGAGATATATTTAATTGTTAGGATTACATTCTAAAGATTTTTATTTGGAAAAACTTATAGAGAAAGGATGTATattttgaaggacttgattattTGGTTGTACTTGTCTTTATTATTCGTGTGAGCAATATTTACGGTGTTCTTGATGCCTTCTATTTATGTCACTAGTTGATTATTGTTACTATCACTGCTATTTGTTTCTATTATATTTTGTATGATATGTTGCACAGGTTATTAGACTAGTGAGTGTCTTGATTGAAACTTATTactactccactgaggttagttttgatacttactggatactgactgtggtgtgctcatactacacttctgcacattttaTATAGAGCCAAGAATTGGAGATTTCGGACTCGGACAGAGTTAGAGTGTGATCGCAAGGACTGAAGGTAGAGATGCTTGGTTGTCGCAGTCCCTTGGAGTCTTTTCATTTTTATTGTACTGTTAATTTCTTATTCGAACGGTATTATATATTCGGTCCTCGAGATCATTCCATGTATTCAATTAGAGTTCGTGACTCGGAATTACTAGTCTtgggaggttgttatatttgttTCCACTTTTGGTTTCGACACTTGTATTATAATTATATGTCAAAAAAGAAGAAGCTTGATTTGTTATTACAATGGGCTTACATAatcttagagactaagtgtcattATAATGTTTgtggtgggattttgggtcgtgatcgAAGATTAGACGAGACGAAGGGAAACCAAAACCTCCTCAAAAAATAAAAGCACTTACAATCTAAAACGAATCTTTAAACTTCTTAAAATTCTTAACCAGAACACACACACATCGTAATTTTAGAGAATCTCTGCCCATCACTCTCCCGTACCCGAGCTTCCTTTTCAGTCGCCCTCTACATCATTATTTTTTCATAGATATCTAATTTATCttgctatttattattttttgatcTTTATTGATTTATATACTTATCATCACCCCGTCGCTAGCTCCTACCAATGTTTACTTACAACCAAGCAAAAAAAAGGGTTCTAAATAAGAAGCCCTTTGATTAAACGAGACTTTCCCGATAGAAAGATTTGCATGAACAGAGATACCAATTCCGTATATCCGGTTAAACAAGCCCTGCCCGCCAGCTTCCATCCAtacaaaaaaagtatatatatatatatataaaatttaactgaatcattatatttttttggctaaaagaaaatatattaaaaatattaatcAAATATGTTTTTTTGCTAATAATCAAACATGTGTTTAGGAACGAGTGCAGTGAGTTTTGAGTAAttatatgatgacccaaaaggtcatcacttgttttaaaagtaaattctgcatttcgaggcctcaaaaacctctttcagcatcacctcgatttgcgtgcgcagtctgagCGCAttagccggaaagctattatgtgaaaatatgtgaaaaatgatgaattttgactttaaaatggatttaagttgacttcggtcaatattttgggtaaacgaacccggacccgtgatttgacggtcccggagggtccgtagaaaaatatggaacttgggcgtatgcccgaaatcgaattccgaggtcccaagcccgagaaataaatttttaaggaaaattattttctagaattatttatgagtttcgaaaatgaaatgtgtttaaaacttgattatatagggcccgtattttggttccggcgccaggtacaggtcttatatgtgatttaagataagtctatgAATTTTGGtaataaacggacttgaaatgatgtgaatcggatcgtttttgagaaaattggaaaatttgaagttcttaagaaatttcatgattttgatgctaaattcatagttattgatgttattttagtgatttgaatacacgatgagtccgtatgatgtttttaggttggtgtacatatttggtttggagtcccgaaggttcgggtgagttttgcaTAGGTCACAGGGTGGATTTTAGACTTGAGGAATTGCAGATTTCAGCTGGTGCATTGCAGGcctggttcgcaaatgcgagttcgcaaatgcgaacaatagcCCAGGCCAgcttacctcgcaaatgcgaggaattgatcgcaaatgcgatcccccagTTTTAGCCGtacgtcgcaaatgcgacacattGTTCGCAATtccaacttcgcaaatgcgaaaactgCTTCAGAAATGCGAACTTAGCAGAAgtttgggttcgcaattgcgacatctgcaaactgcaattttataacttagccgaaaatcttttatttttcacattctttcaaaaccaaaacactcttgggcgatttttcaaaggcaactcttcttccaaatcgattctaagttaattttaactcatttccttcaatcattaacatcttttcacatgatttcaacatAAAATTAATGATTGTTATGGggaaaattaggtgttttgggtagaacctaggttttttaaaaattggggatttggacctcaatttgaggtccgattttaaaacaaattatatatttgagtttgtgggagaatgagtaattgggttttggttcgaacctcgggttttgaccatgtgggtccgggggcgatttttgacttttgggcaaaactttagaaaactcattttcatgcattagaattgattcatttagcatttattgatgtaattaagtaacttgtggctagatacgagcgaattggtggtggaatcaagagctaaagcgatagtagagacttgaattgtattcgtggcatcgagataagtgtttggtctaaccttagcttgagggattatgagtcgagtcctatttgctatgtggtatttgtcgagtacgatgtataggcatggtgacgagtatctatacgttggtgtcaagcatgcccgtgagtcttatattgtgattattatgacttcgttgtattattcatgctttgatgatgatttctattgttgggcaaattttgtggaagtaattgagaCATTTGAACATTGACGAGCGTTGGatcaagttgtacaatgaaatgtgaaagtataagtggtaattgaaccttttggagcattggctcaagttgtgaagtgagttgtgaagtaaaagtgagaaaaaaaagagaattatTACGTggcctcccttgccgggatattgttgcttttgatgttatctcccttgccaggatattgatgttcttttgatgttgttcccttgtcgggacttgaTTATTGAGCTATTGTTCTCTTGCCgcgattcttattgtaatttcatttattcccttgtcctattgtttgtgattgttgtttgggtgaggaagagtgttaaaatacgaagggtgatgtcgtgtattgttttggtgagagattgttaaagcacgaagggtgatgccgtgtatgatttgtgaggaaatagtgtaaagcacgaagggtgatgccgtgccgcacgatgtaccattccgtgccgattatattgattatatggtgaggaagagagtaaaagcatgaagggtgatgccatgcacattttcattacttgattgctttggtgaggacgagcgtaaaagcacgaagggtggtgcagtgcacttattgatttctgaatctttgttgatatctgagatatgttgtttctttcaattacctgttgtctttctattctaaattgatagttcccccgcAACATGTTACCCCtctcatacttgactgtatattactgttcttcttttccattgtatatagttgaattgcacaggtttatttgatagtatggtccttgcctcgtcactacttcgccaaggttaggctaggcacttacctgcacatggggtcgattgtgctgatactacactctgcaatgtgtgcagatcccagagctgcggcttttggaccgtagattgggtggcttCCTTCAGCCtacacggagatccaaggtagtcctgtaggcatccgcaggccttggcgtcttcctctatccctttactcctgtttcatttacttagttcagaaacaatgtatcttttatctttcagactttgtatataGTATTCTTATAttgtctgtgaagctgtgactccagttctgggtagtcttgtTTAAATAGTTGTATTGGTTATACTcagtaattttattatttttcttccgcttGATATAAATTTCGTTGTCTTTAAGTTATTGCTCATAATTTCttgtaaaggattaaaatgggaaaaaggtaatttgttcaaacagtcggcttgcctagctcacactagtaggcgccatcacgactccctagggtggaaaatccgggtcatgacagaTTGGTATCAGAGGTCTAGGTTACATGtgtctcacagttcacaaacaagcttagtagagtttgagggatcggtacagagtctgtatttatccccagaggctacaaagttaggaaaaacttcacatttattctttcctgtcgtgcggtttggtttctcaatgctaattgaatttctactctgttctttcatagatggcaagaacatgcgcttcctcatccactgaccagaaGCCCGAGCCCCCgatagcagctcccacgaggggcagagggcgaggccgaggccgtgctagaggccgaggtaggggcaaagctcagcccagagcaacagcactagcggcggagcctcaggttgactttgagaatgaggttccggcctagacagttccggtgggcccaactcaggtccagaggagtttattgctaccccagtactccaggatgctctggtccgtctagtgggccttatggagagtgtcacccgggcaggcttgcttcctgtagccccaaccgtctctcaggctggaggaggagctcagactcctgctactcgcactctggagcaggtagctccccagttccagactccagcagttcagctagttagagtagttcagccgggtgtggtagctcagaccggtgatgaagcaattatgtctgccgatgctttgtggaggttggacatgttcaccaagctcttcactactactgtcagcggtgcatcttttgaggatccccaggattatctcaacaactatcatgaggttctcaggaacatagggatagtggagaccaatggagtcgattttgctacttttcgcttgtctggatccaccaagacttggtggagagattattgcttggctagactagccggatcaccagctttgacttgggagcagtttactcagctatttctggagaagtttctccccatcactcataGAGAGATtaccggaggcagtttgagcatgtccagcagggttctatgactgttactcagtatgaaactagattcatcgacttggctcgtcatgctcttatcatacttcaaaccgagagagagagagagggtgaggaggttcattgagggacttattcagccgattcaacttcagatgaccaaggagatagggagtgagattttattccaggaggcggccaatgtggcccggagagttgagatggATCTATCGCAGGGAGggggtcaggggtctgacaagaggcctcgtcattcaggccgattcagtggtacctcatctggaggtagagattcgtatggtagaggccatcctcctaggccttttcagtcagcactttaggttttctcacggtgcttcaggtggtcgtggtcaacatatgcagtattttgatcaacagtcctat contains:
- the LOC138884107 gene encoding uncharacterized protein — protein: MVSLQKACDVLKTQKRTGQKHLRTKNISHFAIFDWDFGAPFWGNFGGFLHNFDLGLRCPEMNSSKKVILEYQPNSVKIPELRLLDRRLGGFLQPTRRSKVVL